In one window of Vulpes vulpes isolate BD-2025 chromosome 1, VulVul3, whole genome shotgun sequence DNA:
- the RINL gene encoding ras and Rab interactor-like protein isoform X2 produces the protein MPHQCREVNGVGETPVGVLGTPEPLLRLWRTSGVWQVPELDTQDAEALLELWPPGSFLVTGYDPSQVLVLRTGASRGEVRTYQIQKLPGGVSLKYSNLCMPDLPHLLAFLSASRDVLPRTLLLPPPTLRPGDQHAGPLQIGGVQLSMSERVLSVVNKLYVETHRGWRTEQMRPETPPETAERHRSAPRNPAPHRVSWVEGPLSPEVHHAGPALASLVEETEKEDKDENEDENEDDFRDEENEPEDVLTHHIQALARARGSYVGRQFQGLRARLTSNARGPHRPGDPATELLQDVRHLLTDLQDHLSKDPDVRAVFGSLGPGTPRKDDGLGNKEDWEGIYGHSLNPLGFSFATSWRYVCVRSQLLSLRLCAPLACPLAHLCLRIGAPVPLTLLISHVRAPPSTRVLTHVYTCGWPEAGRGSAEGGGARSSRRPFAQPPQPVAGAAVEAALCRAVLAPLKPALWTRLRTLRAGELRRLRQRQVALRAGAGPPGAQGAGLAGQGPAPALRSRIHARLAHLHAACAPRRKVALLLAVCSDVYAGLARGENQEPLGADAFLPALTEELIWSPHIGETQLDVEFLMELLDPDELRGEAGYYLTTWFGALHHIAHYQPDAGRAPQGLSSEARASLRQWHSRRTLHRQDRQSHDGAQVSLSFEEPWVRDPVPRDQ, from the exons ATGCCCCATCAATGCAGAGAG GTGAATGGAGTGGGTGAGACCCCCGTAGGGGTCCTGGGGACCCCAGAGCCACTGCTTCGCCTGTGGAGGACGTCAGGGGTGTGGCAGGTCCCAGAGCTGGACACACAGGATGCAGAAGCCCTTCTTGAGCTGTGGCCACCGGGG AGTTTCCTGGTCACAGGATACGACCCTAGCCAGGTCCTGGTGTTGAGGACAGGAGCTTCGCGAGGAGAAGTCCGCACCTACCAGATCCAGAAGCTTCCTGGAG gtgTGTCCCTGAAATACTCTAACCTCTGCATGCCAGACCTGCCCCATCTCCTGGCCTTCCTTTCAGCCAGCAG GGATGTTTTGCCCAGAACTCTGCTCTTGCCCCCTCCCACTCTAAGGCCTGGAGACCAACACGCAG GTCCTCTGCAGATTGGTGGTGTCCAACTCAGCATGTCGGAGAGGGTGCTCTCCGTGGTGAACAAGCTCTACGTGGAGACCCACAGAGGGTGGAGGACGGAGCAGATGCGGCCAGAGACACCTCCAGAAACTGCAGAAAGACACAGATCAG CCCCCAGGAACCCTGCCCCTCACAGGGTCTCCTGGGTTGAAGGCCCACTCAGCCCAGAGGTGCACCATGCTGGGCCAGCTCTGGCCAGCCTggtggaggagacagagaaggaggacaAGGATGAGAACGAGGACGAAAATGAGGACGACTTCAGAGATGAAGAGAACGAACCGGAGGACGTGCTCACCCATCACATCCAGGCTCTGGCCAGGGCCCGGGGCAGCTACGTGGGCAGGCAGTTCCAGGGCCTGAGGGCGCGTCTCACCTCAAATGCCAGAGGCCCCCACAGGCCTGGGGACCCAGCCACAGAGCTGCTTCAGGATGTGCGGCACCTCCTTACTGACCTCCAGGATCACTTATCAAAGGACCCCGACGTCAGGGCTGTTTTtgggagcctggggcctgggacccCCCGGAAGGACGACGGTCTTGGTAATAAGGAGGACTGGGAGGGAATTTATGGCCATTCCCTGAACCCACTCGGGTTCTCCTTTGCCACCTCTTGGCGCTACGTGTGTGTCCGCAGCCAACTTCTTTCTCTCCGTCTCTGTGCGCCGTTGGCCTGTCCACTCGCACACCTCTGCCTCCGTATAGGAGCTCCTGTTCCGCTCACTCTGCTCATCTCACACGTCCGGGCTCCCCCTTCCACACGTGTTCTCACCCACGTCTACACGTGCGGGTGGCCAGAAGCCGGGAGGGGGTCGGCGGAGGGAGGGGGGGCGCGCAGCAGCCGGCGCCCCTTCGCTCAGCCACCCCAACCCGTCGCAGGCGCCGCGGTGGAGGCGGCCTTGTGCCGGGCGGTGCTGGCGCCGCTGAAGCCCGCCCTGTGGACGCGACTCCGCACGCTGCGGGCCGGGGAGCTGCGGCGCCTGCGGCAGCGACAAGTAGCCCtacgggcgggggcggggcctccgggagcccagggggcggggctggcggggcagggccccgcccccgccctgcggAGCCGCATCCACGCGCGCCTGGCGCACCTCCACGCCGCCTGCGCCCCACGCCGCAAGGTGGCGCTGCTGCTGGCCGTGTGCAGTGACGTCTACGCGGGCCTGGCTCGGGGCGAGAACCAAG AGCCGCTGGGGGCCGACGCCTTCCTGCCCGCGCTGACGGAGGAGCTGATCTGGAGTCCGCACATTGGGGAGACGCAGCTGGACGTGGAGTTTCTCATGGAGCTGTTGGATCCCGACGAGCTACGGGGAGAAG CCGGGTACTACCTGACCACGTGGTTTGGGGCGCTGCACCACATTGCGCACTACCAGCCCGACGCCGGCCGCGCCCCCCAGGGGCTCAGCTCCGAGGCTCGCGCCTCCCTGCGCCAGTGGCACAGCCGGCGGACGCTGCACAGACAGGACAGACAGAGCCACGACGGAGCCCAG gtcagcctgtcctttgaggAACCGTGGGTGAGAGACCCTGTGCCCAGAGACCAGTGA
- the RINL gene encoding ras and Rab interactor-like protein isoform X1, producing the protein MAQLEDEAPACPINAERPILSQVNGVGETPVGVLGTPEPLLRLWRTSGVWQVPELDTQDAEALLELWPPGSFLVTGYDPSQVLVLRTGASRGEVRTYQIQKLPGGVSLKYSNLCMPDLPHLLAFLSASRDVLPRTLLLPPPTLRPGDQHAGPLQIGGVQLSMSERVLSVVNKLYVETHRGWRTEQMRPETPPETAERHRSAPRNPAPHRVSWVEGPLSPEVHHAGPALASLVEETEKEDKDENEDENEDDFRDEENEPEDVLTHHIQALARARGSYVGRQFQGLRARLTSNARGPHRPGDPATELLQDVRHLLTDLQDHLSKDPDVRAVFGSLGPGTPRKDDGLGNKEDWEGIYGHSLNPLGFSFATSWRYVCVRSQLLSLRLCAPLACPLAHLCLRIGAPVPLTLLISHVRAPPSTRVLTHVYTCGWPEAGRGSAEGGGARSSRRPFAQPPQPVAGAAVEAALCRAVLAPLKPALWTRLRTLRAGELRRLRQRQVALRAGAGPPGAQGAGLAGQGPAPALRSRIHARLAHLHAACAPRRKVALLLAVCSDVYAGLARGENQEPLGADAFLPALTEELIWSPHIGETQLDVEFLMELLDPDELRGEAGYYLTTWFGALHHIAHYQPDAGRAPQGLSSEARASLRQWHSRRTLHRQDRQSHDGAQVSLSFEEPWVRDPVPRDQ; encoded by the exons ATGGCTCAGCTGGAGGACGAGGCCCCTGCATGCCCCATCAATGCAGAGAG ACCGATTCTGTCACAGGTGAATGGAGTGGGTGAGACCCCCGTAGGGGTCCTGGGGACCCCAGAGCCACTGCTTCGCCTGTGGAGGACGTCAGGGGTGTGGCAGGTCCCAGAGCTGGACACACAGGATGCAGAAGCCCTTCTTGAGCTGTGGCCACCGGGG AGTTTCCTGGTCACAGGATACGACCCTAGCCAGGTCCTGGTGTTGAGGACAGGAGCTTCGCGAGGAGAAGTCCGCACCTACCAGATCCAGAAGCTTCCTGGAG gtgTGTCCCTGAAATACTCTAACCTCTGCATGCCAGACCTGCCCCATCTCCTGGCCTTCCTTTCAGCCAGCAG GGATGTTTTGCCCAGAACTCTGCTCTTGCCCCCTCCCACTCTAAGGCCTGGAGACCAACACGCAG GTCCTCTGCAGATTGGTGGTGTCCAACTCAGCATGTCGGAGAGGGTGCTCTCCGTGGTGAACAAGCTCTACGTGGAGACCCACAGAGGGTGGAGGACGGAGCAGATGCGGCCAGAGACACCTCCAGAAACTGCAGAAAGACACAGATCAG CCCCCAGGAACCCTGCCCCTCACAGGGTCTCCTGGGTTGAAGGCCCACTCAGCCCAGAGGTGCACCATGCTGGGCCAGCTCTGGCCAGCCTggtggaggagacagagaaggaggacaAGGATGAGAACGAGGACGAAAATGAGGACGACTTCAGAGATGAAGAGAACGAACCGGAGGACGTGCTCACCCATCACATCCAGGCTCTGGCCAGGGCCCGGGGCAGCTACGTGGGCAGGCAGTTCCAGGGCCTGAGGGCGCGTCTCACCTCAAATGCCAGAGGCCCCCACAGGCCTGGGGACCCAGCCACAGAGCTGCTTCAGGATGTGCGGCACCTCCTTACTGACCTCCAGGATCACTTATCAAAGGACCCCGACGTCAGGGCTGTTTTtgggagcctggggcctgggacccCCCGGAAGGACGACGGTCTTGGTAATAAGGAGGACTGGGAGGGAATTTATGGCCATTCCCTGAACCCACTCGGGTTCTCCTTTGCCACCTCTTGGCGCTACGTGTGTGTCCGCAGCCAACTTCTTTCTCTCCGTCTCTGTGCGCCGTTGGCCTGTCCACTCGCACACCTCTGCCTCCGTATAGGAGCTCCTGTTCCGCTCACTCTGCTCATCTCACACGTCCGGGCTCCCCCTTCCACACGTGTTCTCACCCACGTCTACACGTGCGGGTGGCCAGAAGCCGGGAGGGGGTCGGCGGAGGGAGGGGGGGCGCGCAGCAGCCGGCGCCCCTTCGCTCAGCCACCCCAACCCGTCGCAGGCGCCGCGGTGGAGGCGGCCTTGTGCCGGGCGGTGCTGGCGCCGCTGAAGCCCGCCCTGTGGACGCGACTCCGCACGCTGCGGGCCGGGGAGCTGCGGCGCCTGCGGCAGCGACAAGTAGCCCtacgggcgggggcggggcctccgggagcccagggggcggggctggcggggcagggccccgcccccgccctgcggAGCCGCATCCACGCGCGCCTGGCGCACCTCCACGCCGCCTGCGCCCCACGCCGCAAGGTGGCGCTGCTGCTGGCCGTGTGCAGTGACGTCTACGCGGGCCTGGCTCGGGGCGAGAACCAAG AGCCGCTGGGGGCCGACGCCTTCCTGCCCGCGCTGACGGAGGAGCTGATCTGGAGTCCGCACATTGGGGAGACGCAGCTGGACGTGGAGTTTCTCATGGAGCTGTTGGATCCCGACGAGCTACGGGGAGAAG CCGGGTACTACCTGACCACGTGGTTTGGGGCGCTGCACCACATTGCGCACTACCAGCCCGACGCCGGCCGCGCCCCCCAGGGGCTCAGCTCCGAGGCTCGCGCCTCCCTGCGCCAGTGGCACAGCCGGCGGACGCTGCACAGACAGGACAGACAGAGCCACGACGGAGCCCAG gtcagcctgtcctttgaggAACCGTGGGTGAGAGACCCTGTGCCCAGAGACCAGTGA
- the RINL gene encoding ras and Rab interactor-like protein isoform X3 has translation MAQLEDEAPACPINAERPILSQVNGVGETPVGVLGTPEPLLRLWRTSGVWQVPELDTQDAEALLELWPPGSFLVTGYDPSQVLVLRTGASRGEVRTYQIQKLPGGVSLKYSNLCMPDLPHLLAFLSASRDVLPRTLLLPPPTLRPGDQHAGPLQIGGVQLSMSERVLSVVNKLYVETHRGWRTEQMRPETPPETAERHRSAPRNPAPHRVSWVEGPLSPEVHHAGPALASLVEETEKEDKDENEDENEDDFRDEENEPEDVLTHHIQALARARGSYVGRQFQGLRARLTSNARGPHRPGDPATELLQDVRHLLTDLQDHLSKDPDVRAVFGSLGPGTPRKDDGLGAAVEAALCRAVLAPLKPALWTRLRTLRAGELRRLRQRQVALRAGAGPPGAQGAGLAGQGPAPALRSRIHARLAHLHAACAPRRKVALLLAVCSDVYAGLARGENQEPLGADAFLPALTEELIWSPHIGETQLDVEFLMELLDPDELRGEAGYYLTTWFGALHHIAHYQPDAGRAPQGLSSEARASLRQWHSRRTLHRQDRQSHDGAQVSLSFEEPWVRDPVPRDQ, from the exons ATGGCTCAGCTGGAGGACGAGGCCCCTGCATGCCCCATCAATGCAGAGAG ACCGATTCTGTCACAGGTGAATGGAGTGGGTGAGACCCCCGTAGGGGTCCTGGGGACCCCAGAGCCACTGCTTCGCCTGTGGAGGACGTCAGGGGTGTGGCAGGTCCCAGAGCTGGACACACAGGATGCAGAAGCCCTTCTTGAGCTGTGGCCACCGGGG AGTTTCCTGGTCACAGGATACGACCCTAGCCAGGTCCTGGTGTTGAGGACAGGAGCTTCGCGAGGAGAAGTCCGCACCTACCAGATCCAGAAGCTTCCTGGAG gtgTGTCCCTGAAATACTCTAACCTCTGCATGCCAGACCTGCCCCATCTCCTGGCCTTCCTTTCAGCCAGCAG GGATGTTTTGCCCAGAACTCTGCTCTTGCCCCCTCCCACTCTAAGGCCTGGAGACCAACACGCAG GTCCTCTGCAGATTGGTGGTGTCCAACTCAGCATGTCGGAGAGGGTGCTCTCCGTGGTGAACAAGCTCTACGTGGAGACCCACAGAGGGTGGAGGACGGAGCAGATGCGGCCAGAGACACCTCCAGAAACTGCAGAAAGACACAGATCAG CCCCCAGGAACCCTGCCCCTCACAGGGTCTCCTGGGTTGAAGGCCCACTCAGCCCAGAGGTGCACCATGCTGGGCCAGCTCTGGCCAGCCTggtggaggagacagagaaggaggacaAGGATGAGAACGAGGACGAAAATGAGGACGACTTCAGAGATGAAGAGAACGAACCGGAGGACGTGCTCACCCATCACATCCAGGCTCTGGCCAGGGCCCGGGGCAGCTACGTGGGCAGGCAGTTCCAGGGCCTGAGGGCGCGTCTCACCTCAAATGCCAGAGGCCCCCACAGGCCTGGGGACCCAGCCACAGAGCTGCTTCAGGATGTGCGGCACCTCCTTACTGACCTCCAGGATCACTTATCAAAGGACCCCGACGTCAGGGCTGTTTTtgggagcctggggcctgggacccCCCGGAAGGACGACGGTCTTG GCGCCGCGGTGGAGGCGGCCTTGTGCCGGGCGGTGCTGGCGCCGCTGAAGCCCGCCCTGTGGACGCGACTCCGCACGCTGCGGGCCGGGGAGCTGCGGCGCCTGCGGCAGCGACAAGTAGCCCtacgggcgggggcggggcctccgggagcccagggggcggggctggcggggcagggccccgcccccgccctgcggAGCCGCATCCACGCGCGCCTGGCGCACCTCCACGCCGCCTGCGCCCCACGCCGCAAGGTGGCGCTGCTGCTGGCCGTGTGCAGTGACGTCTACGCGGGCCTGGCTCGGGGCGAGAACCAAG AGCCGCTGGGGGCCGACGCCTTCCTGCCCGCGCTGACGGAGGAGCTGATCTGGAGTCCGCACATTGGGGAGACGCAGCTGGACGTGGAGTTTCTCATGGAGCTGTTGGATCCCGACGAGCTACGGGGAGAAG CCGGGTACTACCTGACCACGTGGTTTGGGGCGCTGCACCACATTGCGCACTACCAGCCCGACGCCGGCCGCGCCCCCCAGGGGCTCAGCTCCGAGGCTCGCGCCTCCCTGCGCCAGTGGCACAGCCGGCGGACGCTGCACAGACAGGACAGACAGAGCCACGACGGAGCCCAG gtcagcctgtcctttgaggAACCGTGGGTGAGAGACCCTGTGCCCAGAGACCAGTGA